The following proteins come from a genomic window of Pseudomonas sp. J452:
- the lpxB gene encoding lipid-A-disaccharide synthase: protein MARPLRIALVAGEASGDILGAGLMQALKLKHPQVEFIGIGGPRMEAEGLASYFPMERLAVMGLVEVLGRLPELLARRKRLIRTLIDAKPDVFIGIDAPDFNLTLELKLRQAGIKTVHYVSPSVWAWRQKRVLKIRQACDLMLTLFPFEARFYLDHQVPVRFVGHPLANTIPLQADRQAARETLGLDSDAMVVALLPGSRGGEVARLGALFLDAAERLRAMRPGVRFVLPCASRERRQQLEELLGNRDLPLLLLDGQSHEALAACDAVLIASGTATLEALLYKRPMVVAYKVAPLTYRILKRLVTSPYISLPNLLAERLLVPELIQDAATPDALAQTLAPLLDDGAVQTEGFDVIHRALRHDASTQAAEAVLALAGRA from the coding sequence ATGGCGCGTCCTCTACGCATAGCGCTGGTGGCCGGCGAGGCCTCTGGCGACATTCTCGGCGCCGGCCTGATGCAAGCGCTCAAGCTCAAGCATCCGCAGGTCGAGTTCATCGGCATCGGTGGGCCGCGCATGGAGGCCGAGGGTCTGGCTTCCTACTTCCCGATGGAGCGCCTGGCGGTGATGGGCCTGGTCGAGGTGCTCGGCCGCCTGCCGGAGCTGCTGGCACGGCGCAAACGTCTGATCCGCACGCTGATCGACGCCAAGCCGGATGTGTTCATCGGTATCGATGCCCCGGACTTCAACCTGACCCTCGAACTCAAGCTGCGCCAGGCTGGGATCAAGACCGTGCATTACGTCAGTCCGTCGGTCTGGGCCTGGCGGCAGAAGCGCGTGCTGAAGATTCGCCAAGCCTGCGACCTGATGCTGACCCTGTTTCCCTTCGAGGCGCGGTTCTATCTCGATCATCAGGTGCCGGTGCGTTTCGTCGGGCATCCGCTGGCCAATACCATCCCGCTGCAGGCCGACCGCCAGGCTGCGCGCGAAACCCTAGGGCTGGATAGCGATGCGATGGTCGTGGCCCTGTTGCCGGGCAGCCGTGGCGGCGAAGTGGCGCGTCTGGGCGCTTTGTTCCTCGACGCCGCCGAGCGCCTGCGCGCCATGCGGCCGGGCGTGCGCTTCGTCCTGCCCTGCGCCAGCCGTGAGCGCCGCCAGCAACTGGAAGAGCTGTTGGGTAACCGCGATCTGCCGCTGCTGTTGCTCGATGGCCAGTCCCATGAAGCCCTGGCGGCCTGCGATGCGGTGCTGATCGCTTCCGGTACGGCGACCCTCGAAGCGCTGCTGTACAAGCGGCCGATGGTGGTGGCCTACAAGGTGGCGCCGCTGACCTATCGCATCCTCAAGCGCCTGGTGACCAGCCCCTATATTTCCCTGCCCAACCTGCTGGCCGAGCGCCTGCTGGTGCCGGAGCTGATTCAGGATGCGGCCACCCCGGATGCCCTGGCGCAGACTCTGGCGCCGTTGCTGGATGATGGGGCGGTGCAAACCGAAGGTTTTGATGTGATCCATCGCGCCCTGCGCCATGATGCCTCGACCCAGGCGGCCGAGGCCGTGCTGGCCCTGGCGGGGCGTGCCTGA
- the lpxD gene encoding UDP-3-O-(3-hydroxymyristoyl)glucosamine N-acyltransferase, with protein MMSAVSFTLGQLAEQLGATLRGAADKPIHGLASLQDAGAEQLSFLANAQYRKFLADTQAGAVLLTAADADGFAGDALIVANPYLAYAQLSHLFDRKPVAAAGIHPTAVVAADAQVDASASVGAYAVIESAAQIGAGVTIGAHCVIGARSSIGENGWLAPRVTLYHDVHIGKRVVIQSGAVLGGEGFGFANEKGVWQKIAQIGGVILGDDVEIGANTTIDRGALADTLIGNGVKLDNQIMIAHNVQIGDNTAMAGCAGISGSTKIGKNCMIAGGVGMVGHIEVCDNVFVTGMTMVTRSITEPGAYSSGTAMQTAADWKKSAARIRQLDDMARRLRDMEKRLAAVTPGADASSDA; from the coding sequence ATCATGAGCGCAGTTTCGTTTACCCTCGGTCAGCTGGCCGAGCAGCTGGGCGCCACCTTGCGTGGCGCGGCCGACAAGCCGATTCATGGCCTGGCATCCTTGCAGGATGCTGGTGCCGAGCAGTTGAGCTTTCTGGCCAATGCCCAGTACCGCAAATTCCTGGCCGATACGCAGGCAGGCGCCGTGCTGCTCACCGCGGCGGATGCCGATGGCTTCGCGGGTGATGCGTTGATCGTGGCCAATCCCTATCTGGCTTATGCCCAGCTTTCCCATCTGTTCGATCGAAAACCCGTTGCCGCTGCCGGGATTCACCCGACGGCCGTGGTGGCTGCCGATGCACAGGTCGATGCGAGTGCCAGTGTTGGCGCCTATGCGGTAATCGAAAGCGCTGCGCAGATTGGTGCTGGCGTGACCATCGGCGCGCATTGCGTGATCGGTGCGCGCAGCTCTATCGGTGAGAATGGCTGGCTGGCGCCGCGCGTGACCCTGTATCACGACGTACACATCGGCAAGCGTGTGGTCATTCAGTCTGGCGCCGTACTCGGTGGCGAGGGCTTCGGCTTCGCCAACGAAAAGGGTGTCTGGCAGAAGATCGCGCAGATCGGTGGCGTGATTCTGGGTGATGATGTCGAGATCGGTGCCAATACCACCATCGACCGCGGCGCCCTGGCCGATACCCTGATCGGCAACGGGGTCAAGCTGGATAACCAGATCATGATCGCGCACAACGTGCAGATCGGCGACAACACGGCCATGGCCGGTTGTGCGGGTATTTCCGGCAGCACCAAGATTGGTAAGAACTGCATGATTGCCGGCGGCGTGGGCATGGTTGGGCATATCGAGGTGTGCGACAACGTGTTCGTCACCGGCATGACCATGGTCACCCGTTCGATTACCGAACCTGGGGCCTACTCCTCGGGTACTGCGATGCAAACTGCGGCCGATTGGAAGAAGAGTGCTGCGCGCATTCGCCAGTTGGACGATATGGCACGACGCCTGCGCGACATGGAAAAGCGCCTGGCTGCCGTGACCCCGGGCGCCGATGCCTCATCAGATGCCTGA
- the bamA gene encoding outer membrane protein assembly factor BamA, with translation MKRLLLPAVLAALMIAEVHAESFTISDIRVNGLQRVSAGSLFGALPLNVGEQADDNRLVEATRSLFKTGFFQDIQLGREGDVLVINVVERPSISGVEIEGNKAITTEDLMKGLQQSGLAEGEIFQRATLEGVRNELLRQYVAQGRYSATIEAEVIPQPRNRVALKIEINEGSVAAIQHINVVGNSVFPDEDLIGLFELKTTNWLSFFKNDDKYAREKLSGDLERLRSYYLDRGYINMDISSTQVSITPDKKHVYVTVNVEEGEKYSVSEVKLSGDLKVPQEEIEKLLLVKQGQVFSRKVMTTTSELITRRLGNEGYTFANVNGVPQPNDEDKTVAITFVVDPGKRAYVNRINFRGNTKTEDEVLRREMRQMEGGWASTYLIDQSKTRLERLGYFKEVNVETPQVPGTDDQVDVNYSVEEQASGSITASVGFAQNAGLILGGSISQNNFLGTGNKVSLGLTRSEYQTSYNFGFVDPYWTADGVSLGYNAFYRATDYDDLDVDVSSYAVDSYGAGLSIGYPISEISRLTYGLTIQQDSIDTGDYTVDEILDFLEEEGDDYLNLKASIGWSESTLNRGVMANRGHSQSLVLESTVPGSDLSFFKLDYRGQLFKPVTDNYTLRFHTELGYGDSYGSTSDLPFYEHYYAGGFNSVRGFEDSSLGPRSTPSKVQVVDPATGNLVTVNGPDKDGRYTDPDQDPLPFGGNVLIQGGVEMLFPLPFVKDQRSLRTALFWDVGNVFDTNCTTSQKENGNTCDLDIGELASSVGVGVTWVTALGPLSFSLAAPIKKPDDADTQVFQFSLGQTF, from the coding sequence ATGAAACGTCTGCTGCTACCTGCGGTGCTCGCCGCATTGATGATTGCCGAAGTTCACGCCGAGTCCTTCACCATCTCAGATATCCGCGTCAACGGCCTGCAGCGGGTTTCCGCCGGCAGCCTGTTCGGCGCTCTGCCGCTCAACGTAGGTGAGCAGGCGGATGATAATCGTCTGGTTGAAGCCACTCGTTCCCTGTTCAAGACCGGTTTCTTCCAGGATATCCAGCTGGGTCGCGAAGGCGATGTGCTGGTCATCAATGTGGTCGAGCGCCCGTCCATCTCCGGTGTCGAGATCGAAGGCAACAAGGCGATCACCACCGAAGACCTGATGAAAGGGCTGCAGCAGTCAGGTCTGGCGGAAGGCGAAATCTTCCAGCGCGCCACCCTTGAAGGCGTACGTAACGAGTTGCTGCGCCAGTACGTGGCCCAGGGCCGTTACTCGGCCACCATCGAGGCGGAAGTCATTCCGCAGCCACGCAACCGCGTGGCGCTGAAGATCGAGATCAACGAGGGTTCGGTTGCCGCTATTCAGCACATCAACGTGGTGGGTAACAGCGTATTCCCAGACGAAGACCTGATTGGCCTGTTCGAACTGAAGACCACCAACTGGCTGTCGTTCTTCAAGAACGATGACAAGTACGCCCGCGAAAAACTTTCCGGCGACCTGGAGCGCCTGCGTTCCTACTATCTGGATCGCGGCTACATCAACATGGATATCTCCTCTACCCAGGTGTCCATTACTCCCGACAAAAAGCACGTCTACGTCACGGTCAACGTCGAGGAAGGCGAGAAGTACAGCGTCAGCGAAGTCAAACTCTCCGGCGACCTGAAAGTGCCGCAGGAAGAAATCGAGAAGCTGCTGCTGGTCAAGCAGGGTCAGGTGTTCTCGCGCAAAGTGATGACCACCACCTCCGAGCTGATCACTCGGCGCCTGGGTAACGAAGGCTATACCTTCGCCAACGTCAACGGCGTGCCGCAGCCCAACGATGAAGACAAGACCGTTGCCATCACCTTTGTTGTCGATCCGGGCAAGCGTGCCTACGTCAATCGCATCAACTTCCGCGGCAACACCAAGACCGAAGACGAAGTACTGCGCCGCGAAATGCGCCAGATGGAAGGTGGCTGGGCTTCGACCTACCTGATCGACCAGTCCAAGACCCGCCTCGAGCGCCTCGGTTACTTCAAGGAAGTCAACGTCGAGACCCCGCAGGTTCCGGGTACCGACGACCAGGTTGACGTCAACTACAGCGTCGAGGAACAGGCTTCCGGTTCGATCACCGCTAGCGTCGGCTTCGCGCAGAACGCTGGCCTGATCCTCGGTGGCTCAATCAGCCAGAACAACTTCCTCGGCACCGGTAACAAGGTCAGCCTCGGTCTGACCCGCAGCGAATACCAGACCAGCTACAACTTCGGCTTCGTCGACCCCTACTGGACCGCCGATGGTGTCAGCCTGGGCTACAACGCCTTCTACCGCGCCACTGACTACGACGATCTCGATGTCGACGTATCCAGCTATGCGGTGGACAGCTATGGTGCCGGCCTCAGCATCGGTTACCCGATCAGCGAGATATCGCGCCTGACCTATGGCCTGACCATCCAGCAGGACAGCATCGATACCGGTGATTACACCGTGGACGAGATTCTCGACTTCCTCGAGGAAGAAGGGGATGACTACCTCAACCTGAAGGCTTCCATCGGTTGGTCCGAGTCGACCCTGAACCGTGGCGTGATGGCCAACCGCGGCCACTCGCAGAGCCTGGTGCTGGAAAGCACCGTGCCGGGTAGTGACCTGTCCTTCTTCAAACTCGATTACCGTGGCCAGCTGTTCAAGCCGGTGACCGATAACTACACCCTGCGTTTTCATACCGAACTGGGCTATGGCGACAGCTATGGATCTACCTCAGATCTGCCGTTCTATGAACATTACTATGCGGGTGGTTTCAACTCGGTACGCGGTTTCGAAGACAGCAGCCTGGGCCCACGTAGTACCCCGAGCAAGGTGCAGGTGGTCGATCCGGCTACCGGCAATCTTGTCACCGTCAATGGGCCGGACAAAGATGGGCGCTACACCGACCCTGACCAGGATCCGCTGCCCTTCGGCGGTAACGTGCTGATCCAGGGCGGCGTGGAAATGCTCTTCCCGTTGCCGTTCGTCAAAGATCAGCGCTCCCTGCGTACCGCGCTGTTCTGGGACGTGGGTAATGTCTTCGACACCAACTGCACCACTAGCCAGAAAGAAAATGGCAACACCTGTGACCTGGATATTGGCGAGCTGGCCAGTTCCGTGGGTGTGGGTGTGACCTGGGTTACTGCCCTGGGCCCACTGAGTTTCAGCTTGGCAGCACCGATCAAGAAGCCGGACGATGCCGACACACAGGTCTTCCAGTTCTCTCTTGGCCAGACTTTCTAA
- a CDS encoding OmpH family outer membrane protein: MRKLTQLVLITMALVATPAFAEMKVAVLNYQMALLESDAAKKYAVDAEKKFGPQLNKLKQLETDAKRIQDRLVKEGERMQQAERERLELEFKQKARDFQFQSKELNEAKAISDRDMLKQLKPKLDKAVEEVIKGGNFDLVLERGAVIDVKPQLDITRQVIERMNKLR, encoded by the coding sequence GTGCGTAAGTTGACTCAATTGGTTCTGATCACCATGGCCCTGGTGGCGACTCCGGCGTTTGCCGAGATGAAGGTGGCAGTACTGAACTACCAAATGGCCCTGCTTGAGTCTGATGCTGCGAAGAAATACGCCGTGGATGCCGAAAAGAAGTTCGGCCCGCAACTGAACAAGCTGAAGCAGCTGGAAACCGACGCCAAGCGTATTCAGGATCGCCTGGTCAAAGAAGGCGAGCGTATGCAGCAGGCCGAGCGTGAGCGCCTGGAACTCGAATTCAAGCAGAAAGCCCGTGACTTCCAGTTCCAGTCCAAGGAGCTCAACGAAGCCAAGGCCATTTCCGACCGCGACATGCTCAAGCAGCTCAAGCCGAAGCTGGACAAGGCGGTTGAAGAAGTGATCAAGGGCGGCAATTTTGACCTGGTGCTGGAGCGTGGTGCGGTAATCGACGTCAAACCGCAGCTCGACATTACCCGTCAGGTCATCGAGCGTATGAACAAGCTGCGCTGA
- the fabZ gene encoding 3-hydroxyacyl-ACP dehydratase FabZ, whose amino-acid sequence MMDINQIREYLPHRYPFLLVDRVAELDLEGKSIRAYKNVSINEPFFNGHFPEHPIMPGVLIIEAMAQAAGILGFKMMDLKPSDGTLYYFVGSDKLRFRQPVVPGDQLMLEAKYLSNKRSIWKFACKATVDGKEVCSAEIICAERKL is encoded by the coding sequence ATGATGGACATCAACCAGATTCGCGAATACTTGCCGCACCGTTACCCGTTCCTGCTGGTGGATCGGGTGGCAGAGCTGGATCTCGAGGGCAAGAGCATTCGTGCCTACAAGAATGTCAGCATCAATGAGCCGTTTTTCAACGGGCATTTCCCCGAACACCCGATCATGCCGGGTGTGCTGATCATCGAGGCAATGGCCCAGGCCGCCGGGATTCTCGGTTTCAAGATGATGGATCTGAAACCCTCCGATGGCACCCTGTATTACTTTGTCGGCTCCGACAAGCTACGCTTTCGCCAGCCAGTGGTGCCGGGTGATCAGCTGATGCTCGAAGCCAAGTACCTGAGCAACAAGCGCAGCATCTGGAAGTTCGCGTGCAAGGCCACTGTCGATGGCAAGGAAGTCTGCTCGGCAGAAATCATCTGTGCGGAACGCAAACTATGA
- the lpxA gene encoding acyl-ACP--UDP-N-acetylglucosamine O-acyltransferase: MSLIDPRAIIDPSAKLADDVQVGPWSIIGPDVEIGEGSVVGPHVIIKGPTQIGKHNRIYQFSSVGEDTPDLKYNGEPTRLVIGDHNVIREGVTIHRGTVQDRSETTIGDHNLLMAYVHIGHDSVIGNHCILVNNTALAGHVKMDDWAILSGFTLVHQFCRIGAHSFSGMGTAIGKDVPAYVTVFGNPAEARSMNFEGMRRRGFSAEAIASLRRAYKVVYRQGLTVEQALAELAESSAQFPEVAVFRDSIQASTRGITR; the protein is encoded by the coding sequence ATGAGTTTGATTGACCCTCGCGCCATCATCGATCCGTCGGCCAAGCTGGCGGATGACGTTCAGGTTGGCCCCTGGTCGATCATTGGACCCGATGTGGAAATAGGCGAGGGTAGCGTGGTCGGCCCCCATGTGATCATCAAGGGCCCGACCCAGATTGGTAAGCACAACCGCATCTACCAGTTTTCCTCGGTAGGTGAAGACACTCCGGATCTGAAATACAACGGTGAGCCGACTCGCCTGGTGATCGGTGATCACAACGTGATTCGCGAGGGTGTCACCATCCACCGCGGCACCGTGCAGGATCGCTCGGAAACCACCATCGGCGATCACAACCTGCTGATGGCCTATGTGCATATCGGTCATGACAGCGTGATCGGCAACCACTGCATCCTGGTCAACAACACGGCCCTGGCCGGCCACGTGAAGATGGACGACTGGGCGATCCTCTCGGGTTTCACCCTGGTTCACCAGTTCTGCCGTATCGGCGCGCACAGCTTCTCCGGCATGGGCACGGCGATCGGCAAGGATGTACCGGCTTATGTCACCGTGTTCGGCAACCCGGCCGAGGCGCGCAGCATGAACTTCGAAGGCATGCGCCGGCGTGGCTTCAGTGCCGAAGCCATCGCTTCGCTGCGCCGCGCCTACAAGGTGGTGTATCGCCAGGGGCTGACCGTGGAGCAGGCATTGGCCGAGCTGGCCGAATCCTCCGCGCAGTTCCCGGAGGTGGCGGTATTCCGCGACTCCATCCAGGCTTCCACCCGCGGCATCACCCGCTAA
- the dnaE gene encoding DNA polymerase III subunit alpha produces the protein MTTTFVHLRLHTEFSLVDGLVRVKPLVKAVAGAGMPAVAVTDQSNMCSLVKFYKAAMGAGIKPICGADIWLASDQEDGPLTRMTLLAMNAKGYRNLTELVSRGWSDGQSNDLVIIQRDWVKEAAEGLIALSGARDGEIGHALLAGEQARAEALLSEWQAVFPERFYLELHRCNRINDEEHVHAAVALAARCGAALVATNDVRFLKQGDFEAHETRVCIGESRTLDDPRRPRTYSDQQYLKTPAEMAELFSDIPEALENTVEIAKRCNIEVQLGKYFLPDFPVPDGMTIDEYFRKVSFDGLDERLEVLLPKDTPDYEAKKQVYIDRLNFELDIIIQMGFPGYFLIVMDFIQWAKSNGVPVGPGRGSGAGSLVAYVQKITDLDPLAYDLLFERFLNPERVSMPDFDVDFCMDGRDRVIDYVAEKYGRNAVSQIITFGTMAAKAVVRDVARVQGKSYGLADRLSKMIPFEVGMTLEKAYEMEEPLRDFLKVDEEAAEIWEMSLKLEGICRGTGKHAGGVVIAPTKLTDFSPIACDEEGGGLVTQFDKDDVEAAGLVKFDFLGLRTLTIIKWAMETINREQAKKGLPDVNIDFIPLDDKKTYDMLQKAETTAVFQLESRGMKELIKKLKPDCLEDMIALVALFRPGPLQSGMVDDFINRKHGREQLSYPHPDYQYAGLEPVLKPTYGIILYQEQVMQIAQVMAGYTLGGADMLRRAMGKKKPEEMAKQRGGFIEGCASNNISADLAGNIFDLVEKFAGYGFNKSHSAAYGLVSYQTAWLKAHFPSPFMAAVLSADMHNTEKVVTLIEECRSMKLRILAPDVNNSEFKFTVDDDGRIVYGLGAIKGVGEGPVEAIVESRQDGPFKDLFDFCSRVDLKRINKRTLEALIRGGALDRLGPYFADELKAYQAGIDRNRAVLLAAMEEAVQAAEQAARSHDSGHADLFGGLFSEPEADVYVNHRNARELSLKERLKGEKDCLGLYLTGHPIDEYEGEVRRFARQRIIDLRPARESQTIAGLIVNLRVMKNKKGDKMGFITLDDRSGRIEASLFAEAFASNQALLQSDALVVVEGEVSNDDFSGGLRLRAKRVMSLEEARTGLAESLRLRVGREALQGDRLRWLGELLGKYRGACPLTLDYSGSDAKAVLQFGEQWRIDPADGLIQSLRDQFGKDNVFLQYR, from the coding sequence ATGACCACCACCTTCGTCCATCTGCGCCTGCATACCGAGTTTTCCCTGGTCGATGGCCTGGTCCGGGTCAAACCCTTGGTCAAGGCGGTGGCTGGTGCCGGCATGCCAGCGGTGGCGGTGACCGACCAGAGCAACATGTGCTCGCTGGTGAAGTTCTACAAGGCGGCCATGGGCGCCGGGATCAAGCCGATCTGTGGCGCCGATATCTGGCTGGCCAGCGATCAGGAAGATGGCCCGCTGACCCGCATGACCCTGCTGGCGATGAATGCCAAGGGCTATCGCAACCTCACCGAACTGGTTTCGCGCGGCTGGAGCGACGGGCAGAGCAACGACCTGGTGATCATCCAGCGTGACTGGGTCAAGGAAGCGGCCGAAGGCCTGATCGCCCTGTCCGGTGCGCGCGACGGCGAGATCGGTCATGCCTTGCTGGCCGGCGAGCAGGCGCGTGCCGAGGCACTGCTGAGTGAATGGCAGGCGGTCTTCCCCGAGCGTTTCTACCTCGAACTGCACCGCTGTAACCGGATCAACGACGAGGAACATGTGCATGCCGCCGTGGCCCTGGCCGCTCGCTGTGGTGCGGCGCTGGTGGCGACCAACGATGTGCGCTTCCTCAAGCAGGGCGACTTCGAGGCTCACGAAACCCGCGTGTGCATCGGCGAGAGCCGCACCCTGGATGATCCGCGCCGGCCGCGCACCTATTCCGACCAGCAGTACCTGAAAACCCCGGCCGAGATGGCCGAGCTGTTCAGCGACATCCCCGAGGCGCTGGAAAACACCGTCGAAATCGCCAAGCGTTGCAACATCGAAGTGCAGTTGGGCAAGTACTTCCTGCCCGACTTCCCGGTGCCGGATGGCATGACCATCGACGAGTACTTCCGCAAGGTCTCCTTCGACGGTCTCGACGAGCGCCTGGAGGTCTTGTTGCCCAAGGACACTCCGGACTACGAGGCGAAGAAGCAGGTCTATATCGATCGGCTGAATTTCGAGCTGGATATCATCATCCAGATGGGTTTCCCCGGTTACTTCCTGATCGTTATGGACTTCATCCAGTGGGCCAAGAGCAACGGCGTGCCGGTCGGCCCGGGCCGCGGTTCGGGTGCCGGTTCGCTGGTGGCCTATGTGCAGAAGATCACCGACCTCGACCCGCTGGCCTACGACCTGCTGTTCGAGCGCTTCCTCAACCCAGAACGCGTCTCCATGCCCGACTTCGACGTCGACTTCTGCATGGACGGCCGCGACCGGGTGATCGACTACGTGGCCGAGAAATACGGCCGTAACGCAGTGAGCCAGATCATCACCTTTGGCACCATGGCGGCCAAGGCGGTGGTGCGCGACGTGGCGCGGGTGCAGGGCAAGTCCTACGGGCTGGCCGACCGCCTGTCGAAGATGATCCCCTTCGAGGTCGGCATGACCCTGGAGAAGGCCTACGAGATGGAGGAGCCGCTGCGCGACTTCCTCAAGGTCGACGAGGAGGCGGCGGAAATCTGGGAGATGTCGCTCAAGCTCGAAGGCATCTGCCGCGGTACCGGCAAGCACGCCGGGGGCGTGGTGATCGCGCCGACCAAGCTCACCGACTTCTCGCCGATCGCCTGCGATGAAGAGGGCGGCGGCCTGGTCACCCAGTTCGACAAGGACGACGTGGAGGCGGCCGGCCTGGTCAAGTTCGACTTCCTCGGCCTGCGCACCCTGACCATCATCAAGTGGGCGATGGAGACGATCAACCGCGAGCAGGCGAAGAAGGGCCTGCCCGATGTGAACATCGACTTCATTCCGCTGGATGACAAGAAAACCTACGACATGCTGCAGAAGGCCGAGACCACTGCGGTGTTCCAGCTTGAATCGCGCGGCATGAAGGAGCTGATCAAGAAGCTCAAGCCGGACTGTCTGGAAGACATGATCGCCCTGGTGGCGCTGTTCCGTCCCGGTCCGCTGCAGTCGGGCATGGTGGACGACTTCATCAACCGCAAACATGGCCGCGAACAGCTCTCCTACCCGCACCCGGACTACCAGTACGCGGGCCTGGAGCCGGTGCTCAAGCCGACCTACGGCATCATCCTGTACCAGGAACAGGTGATGCAGATTGCTCAGGTCATGGCCGGCTACACCCTCGGCGGTGCGGACATGCTGCGCCGCGCCATGGGCAAGAAGAAACCCGAGGAGATGGCCAAACAGCGCGGCGGTTTCATTGAGGGTTGTGCTAGCAACAACATCTCGGCGGACCTGGCGGGCAACATCTTCGACCTGGTGGAAAAGTTCGCCGGCTACGGCTTCAACAAATCCCACTCGGCCGCCTATGGCCTGGTCTCCTACCAGACCGCCTGGCTCAAGGCGCATTTCCCGTCTCCGTTCATGGCGGCGGTGCTCTCGGCGGATATGCACAACACCGAGAAGGTCGTGACCCTGATCGAAGAGTGCCGCAGCATGAAGCTGCGCATTCTCGCCCCGGATGTGAACAACTCCGAATTCAAGTTCACCGTCGATGACGACGGGCGCATCGTATATGGCCTGGGTGCGATCAAGGGCGTGGGCGAGGGGCCGGTGGAGGCCATCGTCGAGTCGCGTCAGGATGGCCCGTTCAAGGACCTGTTCGACTTCTGCTCGCGGGTCGACCTCAAACGCATCAACAAGCGCACCCTGGAAGCGCTGATCCGCGGCGGCGCGCTGGATCGCCTGGGGCCGTACTTCGCTGACGAGCTCAAGGCCTACCAGGCCGGTATCGATCGCAACCGTGCGGTGCTGCTGGCGGCTATGGAAGAGGCGGTGCAGGCGGCCGAGCAGGCGGCGCGCAGCCATGACAGCGGGCATGCCGACCTGTTCGGCGGGCTGTTCTCCGAGCCGGAGGCGGACGTCTACGTCAACCACCGCAACGCCCGCGAGCTGTCGCTGAAAGAGCGCCTGAAGGGCGAGAAGGACTGCCTCGGTCTGTACCTCACCGGCCACCCGATCGACGAATACGAAGGTGAGGTGCGCCGCTTCGCCCGTCAGCGCATCATCGACCTGCGTCCGGCGCGCGAGAGCCAGACCATCGCCGGTCTGATCGTCAACCTGCGGGTGATGAAGAACAAGAAGGGCGACAAGATGGGCTTCATCACTCTAGACGACCGCTCCGGGCGGATCGAGGCCTCGTTGTTCGCCGAGGCCTTCGCCAGCAACCAGGCGCTGCTGCAGAGCGATGCGCTGGTGGTGGTCGAGGGCGAGGTGAGCAATGACGACTTCTCCGGCGGCCTGCGCCTGCGCGCCAAGCGGGTGATGAGTCTGGAAGAGGCGCGTACCGGCCTGGCGGAAAGCCTGCGCCTGCGTGTCGGTCGCGAGGCGCTGCAGGGCGATCGCCTGCGCTGGTTGGGCGAGTTGCTCGGCAAGTACCGCGGCGCCTGCCCGCTGACCCTGGATTACAGTGGCAGCGACGCCAAGGCCGTGTTGCAGTTCGGTGAGCAGTGGCGCATCGATCCGGCCGATGGTCTGATCCAAAGCCTGCGTGACCAGTTCGGCAAAGACAACGTCTTCCTCCAATACCGCTGA
- the rnhB gene encoding ribonuclease HII yields MQLGLDFSLVEELVAGVDEVGRGPLCGPVVTAAVILDPARPILGLNDSKKLSEARREKLFDEICEKALAWCIARAEVEEIDRLNILHATMLAMQRAVEGLSVTPRLALIDGNRCPKLAVPSAPVVKGDSQVPAIAAASILAKVSRDREMQALEALYPGYGIGGHKGYPTPVHLEALKRLGATPIHRRSFAPVRSVLEGID; encoded by the coding sequence ATGCAGCTCGGTCTGGACTTCAGCCTGGTCGAGGAGCTGGTCGCCGGTGTCGACGAAGTCGGCCGTGGCCCGCTCTGCGGCCCGGTGGTCACCGCCGCGGTGATCCTTGATCCGGCGCGGCCGATCCTCGGGCTTAACGACTCGAAGAAGCTCAGCGAGGCGCGCCGCGAGAAGCTGTTCGACGAAATTTGCGAAAAAGCCCTGGCCTGGTGCATCGCTCGCGCCGAAGTGGAAGAGATCGACCGCCTGAATATCCTGCACGCCACCATGCTGGCCATGCAGCGTGCGGTGGAGGGCCTCAGCGTCACGCCACGCCTGGCGTTGATCGACGGCAATCGTTGTCCCAAGCTGGCGGTGCCCAGCGCGCCGGTGGTCAAGGGCGATAGCCAGGTGCCGGCCATCGCCGCCGCCTCGATCCTGGCCAAGGTCAGCCGTGACCGTGAGATGCAGGCGCTGGAAGCCCTATACCCCGGCTACGGCATCGGCGGACACAAGGGTTATCCCACACCGGTGCACCTAGAGGCGCTCAAGCGCCTGGGTGCCACGCCGATCCACCGGCGTTCCTTCGCGCCGGTGCGCAGTGTGCTGGAAGGTATCGACTAG